From Scylla paramamosain isolate STU-SP2022 unplaced genomic scaffold, ASM3559412v1 Contig3, whole genome shotgun sequence, a single genomic window includes:
- the LOC135096305 gene encoding ribosome production factor 2 homolog has protein sequence MGVIQRVVKPRNSRSKRALEKREPKNIENTKQCLFFVGKKASEEMRRCLRDLYSLRKHHSLHLSRKHPDMAPCVDILPVERLGQKHDASLFCYVARTKKHQNNMVIGRMFNHHLLDLIEVDVSDFRSLAKFNNPKGAEGTKPCLTFAGPGWEDDAALRTLKSLLLDLFRGVEATAVRLQGFELALQFVAVDSKTVLMRGYSIHLKKSGLRTPRIELDLIGPCMTLHLQRSRLASDDLMKRACRQPKQVKANRVKNISKDVFGSRLGRIHMTSQDLGGLQTRKLKGLKKVEGGDGADGGGGGGGGEEEQMELE, from the exons ATGGGGGTCATCCAGCGGGTGGT CAAGCCACGCAACAGTCGGTCCAAACGGGCGCTTGAGAAACGTGAGCCGAAGAACATTGAGAACACTAAGCAATGTTTGTTCTTTGTGGGCAAGAAGGCAAGCGAGGAGATGAGGCGGTGTTTGAGAGacctg TACAGCCTCCGCAagcaccactccctccacttgTCCAGGAAGCACCCCGACATGGCCCCGTGCGTAGACATCCTGCCAGTGGAAAGGCTGGGACAAAAGCACGATGCCTCCCTCTTTTGTTATGTGGCGCGGACTAAGAAGCATCAGAACAACATGGTCATCG gCAGGATGTTCAACCATCACCTTTTAGACCTGATTGAAGTGGACGTCTCTGATTTTCGATCCCTGGCGAAGTTCAATAACCCCAAGGGCGCCGAGGGAACCAAGCCCTGCCTGACCTTCGCTGGCCCTGGCTGGGAGGACGACGCAGCCCTGAGGACCCTTAAGAGCCTGCTGTTGGACCTATTCAGGGGTGTAGAGGCAACAGCGGTCAGGCTTCAAGGTTTCGAATTGGCTCTGCAGTTTGTGGCTGTAGATAGCAAGACTGTGCTGATGAGAGGGTATAG cATTCACCTCAAGAAATCTGGCCTGCGTACTCCTCGGATAGAACTTGACCTGATTGGCCCCTGCATGACCTTACACCTGCAGAGGTCACGCCTGGCCTCCGATGACCTCATGAAGCGCGCGTGCAGACAGCCTAAGCAGGTTAAg gcaaaCCGGGTCAAGAACATCAGCAAGGACGTGTTTGGGTCACGTCTGGGTCGCATCCACATGACCTCACAGGACCTGGGTGGACTGCAGACTCGCAAGTTGAAGGGACTCAAGAAGGTGGAGGGTGGCGATGGagcagatggtggtggtggtggtggtggtggtgaggaggaacaAATGGAGTTGGAGTGA